A region from the Lycium barbarum isolate Lr01 chromosome 8, ASM1917538v2, whole genome shotgun sequence genome encodes:
- the LOC132606992 gene encoding UDP-glycosyltransferase 76E1-like, with protein sequence MKIQRRLRVVLVPYLFQGHVTPMLQLGSILHSQGFSVIVAHTEYSAPNYSNQPEFVFHSMNDGSHGIDMSFPSLENTYSMNENCKVPLRNYLVRMMEEDEEEDVQGDQLACIIYDNVMFFVDDVATQLRLPSIVLRPFSAACLNSMLTIFQEPEKYLPFEESRLLDPLPELHPLRYKDLPFPAIDNTVPEPVLEFCRAMSDIGSSVATIWNTMQDLENTMLLRLQEHYKVPFFPIGPFHKMVPWISSTSILEEDKSCIEWLDKQAPNSVLYVSLGSLVRIDDKELTETAWGLANSEQPFLWVIRPGSVSGFQCAEALPDDFEKMVGERGRIVKWAPQKQVLAHPAIAGFFTHCGWNSTLESILEEVPMICRPLLADQFVNARYLSQIYKVRLELEVIERTVIEKTVRKLMLSEGGKDLKRRLVEMKQNIVAGMQTDGSSQKNLNDLVDFISSLPSRCSPPTPVVGAIMCSNHTSSKCIIES encoded by the exons ATGAAAATACAAAGAAGACTGCGTGTAGTACTAGTACCATACCTATTCCAGGGGCATGTAACACCTATGCTTCAGCTTGGTAGTATCCTTCATTCACAAGGCTTTTCTGTTATAGTTGCACATACTGAATACAGTGCTCCTAATTATTCCAATCAACCCGAATTCGTCTTCCATTCTATGAATGACGGATCACACGGAATAGACATGTCATTCCCGAGTTTAGAGAATACATATAGTATGAACGAGAACTGCAAGGTGCCCTTGAGAAATTACCTCGTTAGGATGATGGAAGAGGACGAGGAAGAGGATGTTCAAGGCGATCAGCTCGCTTGTATCATTTATGACAATGTTATGTTCTTCGTCGATGATGTAGCCACTCAGCTGAGGCTCCCCAGTATTGTCCTCCGCCCTTTCAGTGCTGCGTGTTTGAACTCTATGCTCACCATTTTTCAGGAACCAGAAAAATATCTTCCTTTTGAAG AGTCTCGGCTGCTGGATCCGTTGCCGGAACTTCATCCCCTCAGGTATAAGGATCTACCATTTCCTGCCATCGATAATACAGTTCCTGAACCAGTACTAGAGTTCTGTAGAGCAATGAGCGATATAGGATCATCTGTCGCGACTATTTGGAACACGATGCAAGACTTAGAGAATACAATGTTGTTACGACTTCAGGAACATTACAAGGTGCCCTTCTTTCCAATAGGCCCTTTTCACAAAATGGTGCCTTGGATCTCCTCGACTAGCATACTAGAAGAAGATAAAAGTTGCATCGAGTGGCTCGATAAACAAGCTCCTAACTCTGTTCTCTATGTCAGCTTGGGTAGCCTTGTAAGGATTGATGACAAAGAGCTAACTGAGACTGCTTGGGGATTAGCTAACAGTGAGCAACCGTTCTTGTGGGTAATTCGACCGGGCTCTGTCTCTGGCTTTCAATGTGCTGAGGCACTGCCGGATGATTTTGAGAAAATGGTAGGAGAAAGAGGCCGGATAGTGAAATGGGCACCACAAAAACAGGTGCTTGCACATCCCGCGATAGCTGGATTTTTCACACATTGTGGTTGGAATTCTACACTTGAAAGTATTTTGGAAGAAGTCCCTATGATATGCAGGCCGCTTTTAGCTGACCAATTTGTGAACGCAAGGTATCTTAGCCAAATATATAAGGTTCGGTTAGAATTGGAGGTGATCGAGAGAACCGTTATAGAGAAAACAGTAAGAAAACTCATGTTAAGTGAAGGAGGCAAAGATTTGAAGAGAAGGTTAGTAGAGATGAAACAAAACATAGTTGCTGGTATGCAGACGGACGGTTCTTCACAAAAGAATCTGAATGATTTGGTAGACTTCATTTCTTCCTTGCCCTCACGGTGCTCTCCGCCAACGCCT